Proteins from a genomic interval of Chloroherpetonaceae bacterium:
- a CDS encoding DUF29 domain-containing protein: MKTDWKELVTTSHLETARAIQRELAAGNLDEAQEGLSELVDAMSRAERRAVRSQLIRLMKHIIKWKAQPEKRSVSWAVSIASARDEIATTQEYEPSITDDVIRAMWEKAFQQAKKEAELEMQKKCNLESLSWQEVFQDEYDLTDNG; encoded by the coding sequence ATGAAAACGGATTGGAAAGAATTGGTGACAACCTCGCACCTTGAAACCGCGAGAGCCATCCAGCGCGAATTGGCGGCGGGCAACCTTGACGAAGCCCAAGAAGGTCTCAGCGAACTCGTGGACGCAATGAGCCGAGCGGAACGGCGCGCAGTGCGTAGCCAGCTCATTCGGTTGATGAAACATATCATCAAGTGGAAAGCGCAACCTGAAAAACGCTCGGTCAGTTGGGCGGTCTCAATCGCCAGTGCGCGCGACGAAATTGCCACAACGCAGGAGTATGAACCCAGCATCACGGACGATGTGATTCGGGCGATGTGGGAGAAGGCGTTCCAGCAAGCCAAAAAAGAAGCTGAACTGGAAATGCAAAAGAAGTGCAACCTCGAGTCGCTCTCGTGGCAGGAAGTTTTTCAGGACGAATACGACTTGACCGACAATGGATAA